A window of Cryptomeria japonica chromosome 3, Sugi_1.0, whole genome shotgun sequence contains these coding sequences:
- the LOC131874218 gene encoding uncharacterized protein LOC131874218, with protein sequence MYGQEAVVPVEFMVPSLWIAIENWLGDMESLRERLYALNKLDERGMMAQWATKVAQQRRKVWHDKHLRRMRFTLGQLVLTFNEWNEIKPGKFKVRWLGPFKVHEVSANGAIKLWTLDGKEVLDAVNGLKLKLYHERHSKDPTG encoded by the coding sequence ATGTATGGGCAAGAAGCTGTGGTGCCGGTGGAGTTTATGGTGCCGAGTCTTTGGATTGCCATTGAGAATTGGCTGGGTGAcatggaaagcctaagggagaggcTGTACGCCTTGAACAAGTTGGACGAACGGggaatgatggcacaatgggccacaaAGGTGGCCCAACAAAGACGGAAggtttggcacgacaagcatcttagGCGAATGAGATTTACTCTAGGGCAATTAGTGTTGACATTCAATGAGTGGAACGAAATCAAACCTGGTAAATTTAAAGTACGATGGCTAGGTCCCTTCAAGGTGCACGAGGTCAGTGCAAACGGAGCAATTAAATTGTGGACGCTCGATGGGAAGGAGGTGCTGGACGCCGTAAATGGGTTGAAACTAAAATTGTATCACGAGAGGCATTCGAAGGACCCCACCGGATGA